The Tubulanus polymorphus chromosome 6, tnTubPoly1.2, whole genome shotgun sequence genome includes a region encoding these proteins:
- the LOC141907339 gene encoding uncharacterized protein LOC141907339 produces the protein MLRVFIVNVFLTFAPVFADYLHIIPVIPNDVAIVANGGRPDAPVKVEFFMDLACPDSQRNFIEMTRAIGKFSPQQVRVELYQFMLPWHRNAFVAAKGLYYVQEVKPEKTIDYIKKVFETIPEFSTRATQDKTEFQIVRALAKNAASVTGLDEESLYKNITSNHYKQKIVYCSKLGYQRGAKGTPWIFVNGAETILGPMENFFITSDRWTAMINDILRISAKNELVAYGFQQAACEANASQRSGKFSVALMIICTTLYGFVSKL, from the exons ATGCTTCGAGTTTTCATCGTCAACGTTTTCTTAACTTTCGCGCCAGTTTTCGCCGATTATCTACACATTATACCCGTCATACCAAATGATGTAGCCATAGTCGCAAACGGCGGGAGGCCCGACGCCCCTGTGAAAGTTGAATTCTTCATGGACTTAGCGTGTCCGGATTCGCAACGTAACTTCATCGAAATGACCCGAGCTATAGGGAAGTTTAGCCCACAGCAAGTCAGAGTGGAGCTTTATCAGTTTATGTTACCGTGGCATCGCAACGCGTTTGTCGCAGCTAAG GGCCTGTATTATGTTCAAGAAGTCAAACCAGAAAAAACGATAGATTACATCAAAAAAGTGTTCGAAACTATACCTGAATTTTCGACTCGAGCGACACAGGACAAGACCGAATTCCAAATAGTGAG AGCTCTGGCAAAAAATGCTGCCTCCGTGACCGGTCTAGATGAAGAGTCACTTTACAAGAACATTACAAGCAACCATTATAAGCAGAAAATCGTTTATTGCTCAAAGCTTGGTTATCAGC GCGGGGCTAAAGGTACCCCTTGGATTTTTGTGAACGGCGCCGAAACTATATTAGGGCCGATGgagaatttcttcattaccTCAGACCGATGGACGGCCATGATTAATGACATTCTTAGGATTTCGGCTAAAAACGAACTG GTGGCGTATGGTTTCCAACAAGCAGCGTGCGAGGCGAACGCCTCTCAGCGATCGGGGAAGTTTTCAGTCGCGCTGATGATAATTTGTACTACACTCTACGGTTTCGTGTCGAAATTGTAA